A genomic region of Candidatus Kapaibacterium sp. contains the following coding sequences:
- a CDS encoding T9SS type A sorting domain-containing protein produces the protein MKTFKPLVLALLFIVMQHYAYSQVPPTLLLPTNNNNCQSLTIDLKWEPTNLAQSYTVQISEDPDFEDFVLNQPNLTTTELTVSLNDWGKRYWWRVTAVYSGGEMGTSSPFSFYTKAAPVDLVSPNNGILCTDLNVEFNWTKNGAEFYNIRIASDTNFANIVYSKSNITDSTITIKLPNYNTKYFWQVSSLKGTCISEWSLIRTFTTKTALAIQSLPENLSYGTALFPELPFGATLEWQAVENADSYLLQISTDPTFAETEVDTVDLADTTFTFVIGEVYNTTYYWRIAVVVDGCLSDWTNNFSFKTPYRSTNLISPLDNEICVSMVDNLFKWTAVESATKYRIQIADSANFNNILFDIDNITETEVSVLLELPMTEHYWRIKAQDANNNGLWSAARKFRTTQIQPNFVSPVDGAVGLPMEVTLEWEELSALDLFDVRVSADPTFATTIVDTALLASTSLTINLPENNTVYYWQVRARLGSCVGDWSNSYMFKTLIQPPVLLKPDNFSSSVSIYPIFTWEAVDEALSYQIRVSKDSLFSVIYKTSNNINSTSFTFAGEEFEEETTYYWQVRAINSDGISLWSEIFRFSTGTKPANAPLLLSPLNGAIKVPFSEDLIWRIEDEAELYRVQLALDFDFISIVIDSILIDTKMNIAAFVERYTNYHWRVASINKGGQGEWSNEFRFRTKDIAPEDQVQLVSPSNNATELPNFFTFNWAEVDRAFGYELQIATTNNFAEGTVFYSSSSIWQNSKLVYDMPYDSQLWWRVRAWNEDGEAPWSNTWTFSTLNPASVEDFTSETETFAYPNPAIDATYIVFDMDKSVNTNIKIVNMLGREIQKIDNYATQSGENRLQLNTANLVPGIYIFMIEYNGGRINGKFVVNK, from the coding sequence ATGAAAACATTCAAACCTCTTGTATTGGCGTTACTATTTATTGTGATGCAACATTACGCTTACTCTCAAGTGCCTCCGACCTTATTGCTTCCCACAAACAACAACAATTGCCAGTCATTGACAATTGATTTGAAGTGGGAACCGACAAACTTGGCACAAAGCTATACTGTCCAAATCTCAGAAGACCCCGATTTTGAAGATTTTGTACTTAATCAACCAAACTTGACTACAACTGAATTAACAGTCAGTTTGAACGATTGGGGCAAACGCTACTGGTGGCGAGTTACTGCTGTTTATTCGGGCGGTGAAATGGGAACTTCAAGCCCATTCTCCTTTTATACAAAAGCGGCTCCTGTCGATTTGGTCAGTCCCAATAATGGAATTCTTTGTACTGATTTGAATGTAGAATTCAATTGGACAAAAAATGGTGCAGAATTTTACAATATCAGGATTGCCTCTGATACTAATTTTGCAAATATTGTTTACAGCAAAAGTAATATTACCGACAGTACAATTACAATCAAGTTGCCAAATTACAACACAAAATACTTTTGGCAAGTGTCATCACTCAAGGGCACTTGTATTAGCGAATGGTCGTTAATTAGAACATTTACTACTAAAACAGCTTTGGCTATTCAATCTTTGCCCGAAAATCTATCTTATGGAACTGCACTATTCCCGGAACTTCCTTTCGGGGCAACATTGGAATGGCAGGCAGTGGAAAATGCCGATAGCTATCTACTTCAGATTTCGACCGACCCAACTTTTGCGGAAACAGAAGTTGACACTGTTGACTTAGCTGATACAACTTTTACTTTTGTAATCGGTGAAGTTTACAATACTACTTATTATTGGAGAATAGCTGTAGTCGTGGACGGATGCTTGAGTGATTGGACAAATAATTTCTCATTCAAAACTCCGTATAGAAGCACTAATTTGATTTCACCATTGGATAATGAAATATGTGTTTCGATGGTAGATAATTTATTCAAATGGACAGCAGTCGAATCTGCTACAAAATATAGAATTCAAATTGCTGATTCGGCAAATTTCAATAATATTTTGTTCGATATTGATAATATTACCGAAACCGAAGTTTCGGTGCTTTTGGAATTGCCAATGACTGAACACTATTGGAGAATAAAAGCTCAAGACGCAAACAATAACGGTTTGTGGTCGGCAGCTCGTAAATTCAGAACTACCCAAATCCAACCGAATTTTGTATCTCCTGTTGATGGCGCAGTTGGATTGCCAATGGAAGTAACATTAGAATGGGAAGAACTCTCCGCATTGGATTTATTCGACGTTCGAGTATCTGCAGACCCAACATTTGCGACTACAATCGTAGATACAGCATTATTGGCATCAACCAGTTTAACTATAAATCTTCCTGAGAACAATACTGTTTACTATTGGCAAGTAAGAGCTCGTTTGGGAAGTTGTGTTGGAGATTGGTCAAATTCGTATATGTTTAAAACTCTCATCCAACCTCCTGTATTGCTCAAACCGGACAATTTTAGTTCGAGTGTTTCAATCTATCCGATTTTCACTTGGGAAGCAGTAGATGAAGCTTTAAGTTATCAAATAAGAGTATCTAAGGACAGCTTGTTCAGTGTTATCTACAAAACATCTAATAATATTAACTCCACAAGTTTCACTTTTGCTGGTGAAGAGTTCGAGGAAGAAACAACCTATTATTGGCAAGTCAGAGCAATAAATAGCGACGGAATAAGCCTGTGGTCAGAAATTTTCAGATTCAGCACCGGAACTAAACCGGCAAATGCACCTTTACTATTGTCGCCTCTCAATGGTGCAATCAAAGTCCCATTTAGCGAGGATTTAATCTGGAGAATAGAGGACGAAGCAGAATTATACCGCGTACAATTAGCATTAGATTTTGATTTTATTTCGATTGTAATTGATAGTATTTTGATTGATACAAAAATGAACATTGCAGCCTTTGTCGAACGTTACACCAATTATCATTGGAGAGTGGCTTCGATTAATAAAGGCGGTCAAGGTGAATGGTCGAATGAATTCAGATTCAGAACTAAAGACATTGCACCGGAAGACCAAGTCCAATTGGTATCGCCGTCAAATAATGCAACTGAATTGCCGAATTTCTTCACATTCAATTGGGCAGAAGTTGATAGAGCATTCGGATATGAATTGCAAATTGCCACTACGAATAACTTTGCAGAAGGCACCGTATTTTATAGCAGTTCAAGCATTTGGCAAAATTCTAAACTTGTTTATGATATGCCGTACGATTCGCAATTATGGTGGAGAGTTAGAGCTTGGAACGAAGATGGCGAAGCACCATGGTCAAATACTTGGACATTCAGCACTTTAAACCCGGCTTCGGTTGAAGATTTTACTTCCGAAACTGAAACCTTTGCATATCCTAATCCGGCAATTGATGCGACTTACATCGTATTCGATATGGACAAATCTGTAAATACGAATATCAAGATTGTTAATATGCTTGGGCGTGAAATTCAAAAAATAGACAATTATGCGACCCAATCAGGCGAGAACCGATTACAGCTCAACACTGCGAATTTAGTACCGGGTATATATATATTCATGATTGAATATAATGGCGGACGCATAAACGGCAAATTCGTAGTAAATAAATAA
- a CDS encoding T9SS type A sorting domain-containing protein yields the protein MQSKFIIFLYLLVHTIIFLKPPGTHAENPEWMYFHDIQSPWDITAIDNSIYLTGNESILRINLENLEIDTLAKDPFVSSFAQDKGKNIWYSTRFNGIYKYSNGNFENFTSSNSGLPDNRVYDLAVDSENNIWCATKQGLAKFDGTDWEVFHFEHLETNGYIVYLAIDKDGAIWVTNDYSPYRIAKFNDGEFIPYNGENTGITSINWSWDIDFDSKGNKWFVAGHLYSDSLGGLIKYDGNTWSIYDKHNSAIADHQFGAIAIDSNDIIWTGSYYSGLYRFDGENWTNLNSSNSGLTADDVRFISVDKYNNKWIHCRSDVKDKYVLEVYNEGGVLLPSNVEELLRKKSEIAPRIYPNPASEIIQVTDLIKRERKFKITNLYGQTVLDGTFYLEIDISGLISGFYFLNVDEFNLKFIKK from the coding sequence ATGCAAAGTAAATTTATTATATTTCTGTACCTATTGGTACATACAATCATATTTCTCAAACCACCTGGTACGCACGCCGAAAATCCTGAGTGGATGTATTTTCATGATATACAATCGCCTTGGGACATTACAGCAATTGACAATAGTATTTATTTAACTGGCAATGAAAGTATTTTACGAATCAATTTAGAAAATTTAGAAATTGATACTTTAGCAAAAGATCCTTTTGTAAGTAGTTTTGCGCAAGATAAAGGAAAAAATATTTGGTATTCAACCAGATTCAATGGGATTTACAAATACTCTAATGGCAATTTCGAAAATTTTACATCAAGCAATTCGGGGCTTCCTGATAACAGAGTGTATGATTTAGCCGTTGATAGCGAAAATAATATTTGGTGTGCTACAAAACAAGGACTCGCAAAATTTGACGGTACTGATTGGGAGGTTTTCCATTTCGAACATCTTGAAACCAACGGTTATATAGTTTATTTGGCGATTGATAAGGATGGCGCAATCTGGGTAACAAATGACTATTCCCCATACAGAATTGCGAAGTTTAACGATGGTGAATTTATTCCTTATAATGGCGAGAATACAGGTATAACAAGTATCAATTGGTCATGGGATATTGATTTTGATTCCAAAGGAAACAAGTGGTTTGTTGCAGGACATCTATACTCCGATTCATTAGGTGGATTGATTAAGTATGATGGGAATACGTGGTCTATATATGATAAACATAATTCAGCAATTGCAGACCACCAATTTGGAGCAATAGCCATTGACAGTAATGATATAATATGGACAGGAAGTTATTACAGCGGTTTGTATAGATTTGATGGTGAAAATTGGACAAACTTGAATAGTTCAAATTCGGGCTTAACAGCTGATGATGTTCGATTCATTTCAGTTGATAAATATAATAACAAATGGATACATTGCAGAAGTGACGTAAAAGACAAATACGTTCTTGAAGTTTACAATGAAGGTGGAGTGCTATTGCCATCAAATGTAGAAGAATTACTCAGAAAAAAAAGTGAAATAGCCCCTCGCATCTATCCAAATCCTGCTAGTGAAATTATACAAGTGACTGATTTAATCAAAAGAGAAAGAAAGTTCAAAATAACAAATTTGTACGGACAAACAGTTCTTGATGGGACTTTTTATCTTGAAATTGATATTTCAGGCTTGATTTCCGGGTTTTATTTTTTAAATGTAGATGAATTTAATTTAAAATTTATTAAAAAGTAA
- a CDS encoding septal ring lytic transglycosylase RlpA family protein yields MNYKQNDVKMLNCNRNFKLILLIISCAFVVSCSSSVRFSDSGDAGYEENLSKGEVFYGKASYYADAFHGKRTASGEVFDMNKLTAAHKTLPFGTILDVKNLKNGRSVMVKINDRGPFSGSRVIDLSKAAAQALDMIRDGVIEVEITIME; encoded by the coding sequence ATGAACTATAAACAAAATGATGTGAAAATGCTCAACTGTAACAGGAATTTTAAATTAATATTATTGATAATCTCGTGTGCTTTTGTTGTTAGCTGTTCGTCATCGGTCAGATTTTCGGATAGCGGCGATGCAGGATATGAAGAAAATTTGAGCAAAGGTGAAGTATTTTACGGCAAAGCTTCTTATTATGCGGATGCTTTTCATGGGAAACGAACTGCAAGCGGCGAAGTTTTTGATATGAACAAACTTACTGCCGCCCATAAAACTCTACCTTTCGGGACAATTTTAGACGTGAAAAATCTGAAAAATGGTAGGAGTGTAATGGTGAAAATTAACGACAGAGGACCATTTTCCGGCTCTCGAGTAATAGATTTGTCTAAAGCTGCCGCTCAAGCATTGGATATGATTAGAGACGGCGTAATTGAAGTTGAAATCACAATAATGGAGTAA
- a CDS encoding MmcQ/YjbR family DNA-binding protein gives MDIAELREYCLAKKGATEDYPFDETTLCLRVGGKIFAITDVVKIPFTVNLKCDPERAIELRERYSNIIPGYHMNKKLWNTVEPGGEVDDTLMCELIDHSYELIFASLKKKQRDELLSN, from the coding sequence ATGGATATTGCAGAATTGAGAGAATATTGCCTTGCCAAAAAAGGTGCAACTGAGGATTACCCATTTGACGAAACTACTTTATGTTTGAGAGTCGGAGGAAAAATATTCGCAATTACCGATGTCGTAAAAATTCCTTTTACAGTAAACTTGAAATGCGACCCTGAGCGTGCAATCGAGCTCAGGGAACGATATAGCAATATCATTCCGGGTTATCACATGAATAAAAAGCTATGGAATACTGTCGAACCCGGCGGCGAAGTAGATGACACCTTGATGTGTGAACTCATTGACCATTCATACGAATTGATATTCGCGAGCTTGAAAAAGAAACAACGGGACGAACTACTCAGCAATTAG
- a CDS encoding M15 family metallopeptidase — MKIITLLLSVLFLTGMNTTPIKDSSMSFEQSIEGTKAPKSIIDSLEIITVEYYDANGKLRSGQFVLNIAVAQDVKEAFEILKKTKFPVAKVIPIVEFAWDDNASMKANNSSAFNYRFIAGTERLSHHATGRAIDINPIQNPVIYADGKISPRGAKYNPKVPGTFTADSDIVIFLKSRGWRWGGDWTSFKDYHHFDKP; from the coding sequence ATGAAAATTATTACTCTGTTACTCTCTGTTTTATTCCTTACCGGAATGAATACTACGCCAATTAAAGATAGTTCGATGTCTTTCGAGCAATCTATTGAAGGAACTAAAGCACCTAAAAGCATCATTGATTCGCTTGAAATCATCACCGTCGAATACTATGATGCCAACGGCAAATTACGCTCGGGACAATTTGTGCTGAATATTGCGGTAGCTCAAGATGTGAAAGAAGCTTTTGAGATACTTAAAAAGACGAAATTCCCCGTTGCTAAGGTCATTCCTATTGTAGAATTTGCTTGGGATGATAATGCTTCGATGAAAGCAAATAATAGTTCCGCTTTCAATTACAGATTCATCGCCGGCACAGAGAGGCTTTCCCATCATGCAACAGGTAGGGCAATTGATATTAACCCTATTCAAAATCCGGTAATTTACGCTGATGGCAAAATATCACCAAGGGGCGCCAAGTATAATCCCAAAGTTCCGGGCACATTTACAGCCGATTCCGATATAGTGATATTCTTAAAATCTCGCGGTTGGCGATGGGGTGGAGATTGGACTTCTTTCAAGGATTACCACCATTTCGACAAACCCTAA
- a CDS encoding MlaD family protein, which produces MTKKRKKTSSAFLIGLFVIFGTILMAGAIIWLGAGKFLKKQIYFVTYFETSVEGLDVGSAVKYQGVPAGRIVNIAVAPDGRLVEVIMQINENIEINDALRVQPAMSGIAGGSFLQLHYPTDEKIATIFPEINFEPPYEYIRSAPSSLEEMSLAAREVMNNLSKLDVEGISLNTIKFLQVTSDFFGSDDMKLMMKNFAQASSRFDNILQELDESAAIDNLTKTTEVFYETSLQLSDVVDNLNNQITDARIPYHIEGMSLSFDSTMQHANEIIGVLGYRAQTSILTLQETMNEFRRSNKDLQNVLRGLSDDPSSIFLTEPPPKER; this is translated from the coding sequence ATGACAAAAAAAAGAAAAAAAACGTCCTCTGCATTTCTTATTGGACTTTTCGTAATTTTCGGAACAATACTGATGGCTGGTGCTATTATTTGGCTTGGCGCCGGTAAGTTTCTGAAAAAACAGATATACTTTGTGACATATTTTGAAACTTCAGTTGAAGGACTCGATGTAGGTTCTGCAGTTAAATATCAGGGTGTGCCTGCCGGTCGAATCGTTAATATCGCTGTGGCTCCCGACGGGAGATTAGTAGAGGTTATAATGCAAATTAACGAAAATATCGAAATCAACGATGCTTTACGTGTCCAACCGGCTATGTCAGGAATTGCAGGTGGCAGTTTCTTGCAATTGCATTATCCTACAGATGAAAAAATCGCTACGATTTTCCCCGAAATTAATTTCGAGCCTCCGTACGAATATATCAGGTCGGCTCCTTCGAGTTTGGAAGAGATGTCGCTGGCAGCTCGGGAAGTCATGAATAACCTTAGTAAGCTCGACGTTGAGGGCATTTCCCTGAATACGATTAAATTTTTGCAAGTTACATCTGATTTTTTTGGGTCTGATGACATGAAACTTATGATGAAAAATTTTGCTCAAGCTTCATCACGATTTGATAATATTTTGCAAGAGCTTGATGAATCAGCGGCAATTGACAATCTCACAAAAACTACTGAAGTATTTTATGAAACTTCTTTGCAACTTAGTGATGTGGTTGACAATCTGAACAATCAAATTACCGACGCAAGGATTCCATATCACATCGAGGGTATGTCTTTGAGTTTCGATTCAACTATGCAACATGCAAATGAAATTATTGGAGTACTTGGGTATCGTGCACAAACCTCAATTTTGACTTTGCAGGAGACTATGAACGAATTCCGCCGCTCAAATAAAGATTTGCAGAATGTTCTAAGGGGGCTTTCGGACGACCCATCTTCAATATTTTTAACTGAACCACCTCCAAAGGAACGATGA
- a CDS encoding ATP-binding cassette domain-containing protein yields the protein MEDDFIIEAQNITVRYGELTVLEDVNFKIRRGEIFVIVGGSGCGKSTLLRQLIGLEVPTEGQILIEGENLSDASVEDSSSIMKKFGILFQSNGLFASMTIGENVKLALDSNTSLDDETADRIIDIKLNSVGLLNYKNFYPSEISGGMQKRAALARAMALDPDILFFDEPSSGLDPLTASALDKLIIELNAGLNTTMVIITHDLASILNISHRVLMLDKSVKGVITEGKPEELLNMKENELVYNFFNRIPIVG from the coding sequence TTGGAAGACGATTTTATCATAGAAGCTCAGAATATAACTGTCAGGTATGGTGAGCTCACAGTATTGGAAGATGTGAATTTCAAAATTCGCAGAGGCGAAATTTTTGTTATAGTAGGAGGGAGCGGTTGTGGCAAATCAACTTTACTGAGGCAATTAATCGGGTTGGAAGTTCCCACCGAAGGGCAAATTCTAATTGAGGGCGAAAATCTGAGTGATGCTTCAGTAGAAGATTCATCATCAATTATGAAGAAATTTGGGATTCTTTTCCAATCCAATGGATTATTTGCTTCTATGACTATTGGTGAAAATGTAAAATTGGCACTTGACAGCAATACTTCACTTGATGATGAAACTGCGGACAGAATCATTGATATTAAGTTGAATTCCGTTGGCTTACTTAATTATAAGAATTTTTATCCATCAGAAATAAGTGGCGGTATGCAAAAAAGAGCAGCTTTAGCCAGAGCTATGGCATTGGACCCCGATATTCTGTTTTTTGACGAACCTTCGTCGGGATTAGACCCTCTGACAGCTTCGGCATTAGATAAGTTGATAATCGAACTGAACGCAGGACTAAACACAACTATGGTTATCATTACACATGACTTGGCAAGTATTTTGAATATCTCACACAGAGTTTTGATGCTTGATAAAAGCGTCAAAGGGGTAATTACCGAAGGTAAACCTGAGGAATTACTCAATATGAAAGAGAATGAATTAGTTTATAATTTCTTTAATAGAATTCCGATAGTAGGGTAG
- a CDS encoding ABC transporter permease produces MSEKNELIEFETEGDSITLKLSGELVMTNADNYDLKQMPITKDTKKITLDMENVSRYDTFMLAFIYRVETVCKEKEIEFEMIGVDTDMQSYLDLLMPKDEAEPEKEEKGSKFVSKVENFGNKIKTNLTDIHGFVEYFGILTTKMLKLFVKPLSMRWEDFPSQVFRSGVMALPITMLIVFLIGLITGYQGATQLKRFGADMFIADLIGISITRELSPLMVAILVAGRSGSAFAAEIGSMKVTDEINAMTSMGYDKYEFLVLPRVLAVVLSMPFIVMICNVVGLFGGLIAAISTLDVTVISYVNRLEMSLTYGDIASGLIKSLFFGFVIASIGCYKGLKVEGGADSVGRMTTSSVVAAVFMIILSDAIFTFIFQAIGI; encoded by the coding sequence ATGAGCGAGAAAAACGAACTAATTGAATTTGAAACCGAAGGTGATTCAATAACTTTGAAACTTTCGGGCGAGCTTGTTATGACAAATGCTGATAATTATGATTTGAAGCAAATGCCAATTACCAAAGATACAAAAAAAATTACATTGGATATGGAAAATGTATCCCGTTACGATACATTCATGCTCGCTTTCATTTACAGAGTCGAAACAGTGTGCAAGGAAAAAGAAATCGAATTTGAGATGATTGGTGTAGATACTGACATGCAAAGCTATCTTGACTTGCTCATGCCAAAAGATGAAGCCGAACCTGAAAAAGAAGAGAAAGGCTCAAAATTTGTTTCAAAGGTCGAAAATTTTGGCAATAAAATCAAAACCAATTTAACCGACATACATGGATTTGTAGAATACTTTGGAATCTTGACTACAAAAATGTTGAAATTGTTTGTCAAACCACTTTCAATGAGATGGGAAGATTTTCCATCTCAGGTGTTCCGTTCCGGAGTGATGGCTCTGCCGATTACTATGCTGATTGTGTTTTTAATAGGACTTATAACAGGCTATCAAGGTGCTACTCAGCTCAAACGTTTTGGTGCCGATATGTTTATTGCGGATTTGATAGGTATTTCAATCACTCGAGAATTATCGCCGCTGATGGTTGCCATTCTCGTAGCAGGAAGGTCGGGCTCTGCATTTGCAGCTGAAATCGGCTCGATGAAAGTCACAGACGAAATCAATGCCATGACTTCAATGGGATATGACAAGTATGAGTTTTTAGTCTTACCACGAGTCTTAGCTGTTGTATTGTCTATGCCATTTATTGTTATGATTTGCAACGTAGTTGGTCTGTTTGGTGGTCTTATTGCGGCTATTTCAACATTAGATGTAACTGTAATAAGCTATGTAAATCGTTTGGAAATGTCGTTGACTTATGGTGATATTGCTTCGGGTTTGATAAAAAGTTTATTTTTCGGGTTTGTTATCGCTTCAATAGGTTGCTACAAAGGTTTGAAAGTTGAAGGCGGTGCGGATTCAGTCGGTAGAATGACAACATCATCGGTAGTTGCAGCCGTTTTCATGATTATTTTGTCAGATGCTATTTTTACATTCATTTTTCAAGCAATAGGGATTTAA
- the nusB gene encoding transcription antitermination factor NusB — MPFENPDSFPLSRVTTLRGNRRLAREKVLQLLMVKIVSDTPIDKIYSHIFYRRFNFGDNEEHLVENKILKPDEVYELEADIPIIWTESDEEFAKKLLLHCVENMERFNKTIKDNSSNWNFDRITLTDKILIHMATNEFIYFDDVPPFVTLNEALSIAKRYSTDKSYVFINGILDKILKELNESGDIHKTGRGLIGWDK, encoded by the coding sequence ATGCCATTTGAAAACCCAGATTCTTTCCCTCTAAGCAGGGTAACCACCTTACGAGGCAATCGCAGATTAGCACGTGAGAAGGTTCTTCAATTATTAATGGTCAAAATTGTATCCGACACGCCCATTGATAAAATTTATTCCCATATCTTCTACCGCCGATTCAACTTTGGTGATAATGAAGAGCATTTGGTAGAAAATAAAATTCTCAAACCGGACGAGGTCTATGAGTTGGAAGCCGATATTCCGATTATTTGGACTGAAAGTGACGAAGAATTTGCTAAAAAGCTTCTACTTCACTGTGTCGAAAATATGGAAAGATTCAACAAGACCATCAAGGATAATTCTTCAAATTGGAATTTTGACAGAATCACCTTGACTGATAAAATTTTGATTCATATGGCAACTAACGAATTCATCTATTTCGATGATGTGCCGCCATTTGTGACTTTGAACGAAGCATTGTCCATTGCCAAGCGATATTCCACCGACAAAAGTTACGTATTTATCAACGGAATACTTGATAAAATACTCAAAGAGCTTAACGAAAGCGGCGATATCCACAAAACAGGCAGAGGACTGATTGGCTGGGATAAATAG